The following proteins are co-located in the Clavibacter capsici genome:
- a CDS encoding Rieske 2Fe-2S domain-containing protein, protein MRELKLVAAIARIEDAEALDPIVGRVKGVVTALLKPRALADLLHGVPFGHPLHPVAVLIPTGAWVSSAVLDLLPGNEKASRALVGVGVLSAAPSIASGYADWSQLHEQQMRVGIVHSAANALATGLYGLSWIQRARGKHTSGKVLGLAGLGLVSAGGFLGGHLAYRQAAGANHAEDVPHRFPVGWQELGRLDELPDGRLAKRDVAGLPVLVRRHGMTVDALSDTCSHLSAPLDEGTLGTDPKTGEACVTCPWHESVFSLRTGEVIHGPATAPQPRFETRVTGGLVEVRLPNAG, encoded by the coding sequence ATGAGGGAGCTGAAGCTCGTCGCGGCCATCGCGAGGATCGAGGACGCGGAGGCGCTGGATCCGATCGTCGGCCGGGTGAAGGGCGTCGTCACCGCGCTGCTGAAGCCGCGGGCGCTGGCCGACCTGCTGCACGGCGTGCCGTTCGGGCACCCGCTGCACCCGGTGGCCGTCCTGATCCCCACCGGCGCGTGGGTGTCCTCCGCGGTGCTCGACCTCCTGCCCGGCAACGAGAAGGCCAGCCGGGCGCTCGTGGGCGTCGGCGTGCTGAGCGCGGCGCCCTCCATCGCCTCCGGCTACGCCGACTGGTCGCAGCTGCACGAGCAGCAGATGCGCGTCGGCATCGTGCACTCCGCGGCCAACGCCCTCGCGACGGGCCTGTACGGCCTCTCGTGGATCCAGCGCGCCCGCGGCAAGCACACGAGCGGCAAGGTGCTCGGACTCGCGGGCCTCGGCCTCGTCTCCGCCGGCGGCTTCCTCGGCGGCCACCTCGCCTACCGCCAGGCGGCCGGCGCCAACCACGCCGAGGACGTGCCGCACCGCTTCCCCGTCGGCTGGCAGGAGCTCGGCCGGCTCGACGAGCTGCCCGACGGCCGCCTCGCGAAGCGCGACGTCGCGGGACTCCCCGTGCTCGTGCGTCGCCACGGCATGACGGTGGATGCCCTCAGCGACACCTGCAGCCACCTCTCCGCGCCGCTCGACGAGGGGACGCTCGGCACCGACCCGAAGACGGGCGAGGCGTGCGTCACCTGCCCGTGGCACGAGAGCGTGTTCAGCCTGAGGACGGGCGAGGTGATCCACGGCCCGGCGACCGCGCCGCAGCCCCGCTTCGAGACGCGCGTCACGGGCGGTCTCGTGGAGGTGCGGCTGCCGAACGCGGGCTAG
- a CDS encoding MFS transporter, with protein sequence MRRPSAFAGLWGANALSNLADGLVFVTMPLVAAGLTDDPRGVAGLATTYALVRLLVALPVGVHVDRLDRRTLIVVANALRGVAVLGLAASIQSGVASLAALYAVMAVVGVLESAADGAAVAVLPSIVPAGRLDRANARITGTQLVADEFVGPPLGGILFALAAAWPVYATGGLWVAAGAVALALPRRVDPAPPAPGPRRSVSREAAAGVRWLAGHRTVGSLALVGGLASVGYMLPFSVLVLFAGERLGLDAAGYGVLLAVSALGGLAGSAIAAPLRARLGSRWTITAALALGAATLAGLAVTRDPVVAGILLALYILHAVVWSICATTLRQRLVPADLLGRVGAAGRVVSLLGLAAGSALGGVLATTGIALPTVAGAVVFAGCALLAALALRGTVEAGDDAPADGD encoded by the coding sequence GTGAGACGACCGAGCGCGTTCGCGGGGCTGTGGGGCGCGAACGCGCTCTCCAACCTCGCGGACGGGCTCGTCTTCGTCACCATGCCGCTCGTCGCGGCGGGCCTCACCGACGACCCGCGCGGCGTCGCCGGGCTCGCGACCACGTACGCGCTCGTGCGGCTGCTGGTCGCGCTGCCCGTGGGCGTGCACGTCGACCGGCTCGACCGGCGCACGCTGATCGTCGTCGCGAACGCGCTCCGCGGCGTGGCCGTGCTGGGCCTCGCGGCATCGATCCAGTCGGGCGTCGCGTCGCTCGCGGCGCTCTACGCGGTGATGGCCGTGGTCGGCGTGCTCGAGAGCGCCGCCGACGGGGCCGCGGTCGCCGTGCTGCCGTCGATCGTGCCGGCGGGCCGCCTCGACCGCGCGAACGCGCGCATCACCGGCACGCAGCTCGTGGCGGACGAGTTCGTCGGGCCGCCGCTCGGCGGGATCCTGTTCGCGCTCGCCGCCGCCTGGCCCGTGTACGCCACCGGCGGGCTGTGGGTGGCGGCCGGGGCCGTGGCGCTCGCGCTGCCGCGGCGGGTGGATCCGGCGCCTCCCGCTCCGGGGCCGCGCCGCTCCGTGTCCCGCGAGGCGGCGGCGGGCGTGCGCTGGCTCGCCGGGCACCGCACGGTCGGATCCCTCGCGCTCGTCGGCGGCCTGGCCAGCGTCGGCTACATGCTGCCGTTCTCGGTGCTCGTGCTGTTCGCGGGCGAGCGGCTCGGCCTCGACGCCGCCGGCTACGGCGTGCTCCTCGCGGTCAGCGCGCTCGGCGGCCTCGCCGGATCCGCGATCGCCGCTCCTCTCCGCGCCCGCCTCGGCTCCCGCTGGACCATCACGGCCGCCCTCGCGCTGGGCGCCGCGACACTCGCGGGCCTCGCCGTGACGCGGGACCCGGTCGTCGCCGGGATCCTGCTCGCGCTCTACATCCTGCACGCCGTGGTCTGGAGCATCTGCGCGACCACGCTCCGGCAGCGGCTCGTCCCCGCGGACCTGCTCGGGCGCGTGGGCGCGGCGGGCCGGGTCGTCAGCCTGCTCGGCCTCGCGGCGGGATCGGCGCTGGGCGGCGTGCTGGCCACGACCGGCATCGCGCTGCCGACCGTCGCGGGCGCCGTCGTCTTCGCGGGATGCGCCCTGCTGGCGGCCCTCGCGCTGCGCGGGACCGTCGAGGCGGGCGACGACGCGCCCGCCGACGGCGACTAG